The nucleotide window taaataatcgaGAAAGATTAATGATATAATACTATTCACAAaagtataataataaatattttaattaactttatccattaaaaataagtaaatacTTTATTCATATGTTAAATCATACTTTAATTAAAATTCTCTCAATTGAATCCTAATAAAGTTAGGATTCCAGTACCTATACAAAGAGTTTAACCTCTAATTAAATATGTCATTTTCTCCTAATAGTGCACAACGAACCCAGTGAAGGTGCATTGCTTTAATCGAAGCGCTAACACCAAAAACGGTGATTTCCTACTGGCCGTTGCCCGTTGGGATCATTTTCCTAAAGCTTCTCAAGGTTGCGCATATGGAACCTCGTATCCATGCCTGTCTCTCaacattttcattatttttttttatgtatttatgccctctttattttttttttctaatatatataattttatgaattataaaaaattatattttatatatgctgtcattaaatattataatacgTAAATTCGTAGGTCGAGATTGTGATTGTCTTGAAGCCAATTCAATCTCCTTTTTATTGATATGTTAGAATTATTACATGCACATCTAAATAATAAATGTTCATTAGAGTTTTATTTAATTCTTTCATAtaataatttcttattaattgagGTTATGAATAAAGGTCATACTCCTTGATGTAGACAAAATTTTGTGCTATACTTATGCTAATGATGTTTAATgtgattttatttatattaattttttttatgtaacgtgcattgtatgttattattttcgttgtatatatttatgaaatttaatttttcatatataattttttattttttatatgtaatataatattatcataatattataaatattatatttaattatttaaattaaaatattaactttaatgttattttaattaattttatagataaaatatttattaattaaaaattattatattttgtattaaatcaattttttatgaaagttttgcgttatatataataataatataattataaacttaaatgtattataattaaaaaaatataataataagtttaaaaaaaataaatgaatgaaaatatttaaaaattaaaataaattaataaaaaatacaaattaactcattaaattaaatttgattaaactttgttattttacttaaaaaaaaaagtttgattTGCCTAAAAAAGTTATGTAGTTAGATTAGtgtgaaagaaaattatttataaaataaaaaataaaatattttttaaaatttattttataatttagtgcattattattattataaaatatttattttctattgatattttgaaattttatattattatattttttaaatacaaataattttaatacctatttaatatgttatttaatatatctaataaatatttttattttttaaattataaattatattatatatattataaatacattataaattaaaatatatattttaattagaaaaagcatgactaaatttatatttatattttattcattaatgtatttataatatatataatatagtttataattaaaaaaataaaaaagttattaaatgtattaaataattaatatattaaataagttttaaaattttttgtattaaataataccacaatataaatttttaaggcatcaatataataaaaataaattttataatgataataCACTACGCtaacaaaaatttatttgaaaattattctattttttaattttacaaataattttctttcatattaacttaatttaaatatataatttcattatacaagttaatattattttaaattataaaaaattaaaataaaatataataaattattttttaaaaaaaatttaatagagtataaatgaattaaatttaatgatctaatttatatttatttttattttattttattttaattttttaaatatcttcatttatttatatttttaaaatttattattatatttttttattatattacatttaaatttataattaaattaatattatatgttaataatataacacataatttttaaaaaatatagtgaaatgaaaaataatttttaaattgataaatatttttatttatataattaattagaataataataaaattaatattttaatttaaataatgtaaTATAATGTTATAATGACTATAATAACGTACCCGCGCGTTTTTAACTTGTTAAATAAAACGTCGTTAAGAATTCATCGTTGGGTCAATGGTGATGAATACGCAAATGCAAGCTGGGAAATTCTTAAACGACAGCGTTACACGTCCACTCCTTTTATAAACGAAACCGATCGGGAAATTTGAAGGTTGAGGTGCTCCAAAAGTCTCACGACaaagaaaaagagaatggagaagaaGCAACAGGAGATAGATGGCGCCGAGGAAATTCCCGCGCCTAATCAGAAGTTCTCAGTCCTTAACTGTATAGATCTCTCCAGCCCCGATATCCAGCAATCTGTTTCTTTACTCAAACAGGTGGCTTTCGGGTTTCAATTCTCTCATTTCCTTTTCTATTTCTGTTATTTGCTGAGCTTAGGGTGCTATGTTCCTTGCTATGAATTCCTAATTTTTAGGTAAATCTGtgaaaattttcctttttttttttttttgtttcaggCGTGTTTGGACAGTGGATTCTTTTACGTGGTAAATCATGGAATAAGCGAAGAATTCATGGACCAGGTTTTCTCGGAGAGTAAGAAGTTTTTTGAACTCCCATTAGGTGAAAAAATGAAGGTTCTTAGGAACGAGAAGCATCGAGGCTACACTCCTTTCCTCGACGAGCTTTTGGATCCTGATAATCAAGTACACGGTTCGTTCCTTATTCGTTCTTGGTGGAACAGGCTTGCTTTTCATGACTCTCTCCTTTGATTATATTCAAGAGTCTACTATTTGTTGTGgttattagtatttttttttttatatggtaGTAGGCGATTACAAGGAGGGCTATTACATTGGAGTTGAAGTGCCTGAAGATGATCCTCAAGCAGAGAAGCCATTTTATGGGCAAAATGTTTGGCCAGCAGCCGGTATTTGAACTTCATCACTGTGGAGAAgcttattttgaattttgattatgGATTTTTGAACATTAATACTTGTTATTAAtgcactttttttttttggtccaaTTATGCGTCTTAGACGTTTTGCCTGGATGGAGGCAAACCATGGAGAGGTTTCATAAAGAGGCACTGTAAGATTTTGCAAACTtaatatgttatatatatatatatatatatatacctgttTAATAAAGAATAGCCTGCTTTTATTTCACtaccattttaaattttgatattcTCTTCATGCAGAGAGGTCGCAAGATCAGTTGCAAGGATCATAGCACTCGCACTTAATCTGGAAGCTGATTTTTTTTATAGGCCTGAAATGCTTGGCCAGCCAATTGCAGTCATGCGCTTGCTACACTACGGAGGTGGAATTTTTAATTAGAAGTCATGGAAATTCATTCTGGACTTTGGGCCATACTGCCAGTCTCTGGTCAATAAAACTTATGTAttgttcctttgtttttatttccttttcttttgtggTCAGCTCAGATTTCTGATCCCTCAAAGGGAATATTTGGAGCCGGAGCTCATTCTGACTATGGTTTGATTACCCTTTTAGCCACAGATGATGTCGTTGCCCTTCAAGTATAAATACTagcataattttttctttttgtaTATATATTAAGCTTATTTGCCCCTTTTTTATTCATAATTTGATTAGTCATCGCAATTCTTATAATCCTCTTGCAGATATGCAAGAATAAGGATGCTCAACCTCAAGTTTGGGAATATATAGCTCCAATAAAAGGGTGAGATGTTATCAGACTGTTAGAGATTGAAATTTTTGACTGTATAGTTTAAAAATTCGATGATCCTTGTAGGCTTACATGTTTAAAGTTGTGTGTTCTACACTATTCTTTCACTTCTGCATCTATCCGTTAAGGACAACTAGATCTACATGCTGTTGAAATGTTGATTTGTCCAAGAATTAGTTAATGGAAATCAGAGCATTCTGTGTCAAAAGAACTTAGAAGAAAATTAATATAGAAACACTAGGTCCTTGCACAGTTACACCTATTTAATTCAACCAAGAACTAAATACACCTTTAGAGGCTGCAGCCTTATAtaaagaaatgaaatggaaaGTTGTAAAACAACTCAACTTAacttaactcaactaagcctttatcccaaaaatttattggggtcggctatatggattttctttttacactctaaacaattttaggttaaatcatcggaaatatgtaatgcttctaggttatgTTGTACTATTCTCTGCTAACATGCTGTGAAGTTGCCTGGTGGCAGGAATCACAGCAGATTGTATGGCTGCATGGATGATATAGTCAAGGAATACTTTCTTAATTCATGAAAAATGACATTTTCTTTTTGGTTCATCTTGAATACAGAGCATTCATAGTGAATATTGGTGATATGCTGGAGCGCTGGAGCAACTGTATTTTCAGGTTCTTATCTATATATTGTATACAATTTCAGTTCATTTCATGCCAGAATAAAAcaccaatgctaaattataggagATGTGCCGCATATCTGGCATTTGAGAagaacaataatttttcaatgatTATGGAGACTAATAGACATGAACATGCCTCAATGGGAATACCCTTCATTTGTTATTTTCATATGCAGGTTTTCTCAACTCTGAAAATGAACTTGTTGCTTTCTTTCCTCAGTATAATTTACATCTACGATGTGTAATGGTATACAGGTCCACATTGCATAGAGTTGTCGGGAATGGTCAAGAGAGATATTCTGTAAGTTCCctatatggttttttttttttcattttgggCTCAAAAGTTCTATAATTTCAATTTTTCTGTACTGTTATTATTTCATCATATCTTATGCCTAAAATAACTTCCCTCTGATTAGATTTCTGCGAGTATTTAACTGCTTTTGTTTTGCACAACACACTTCCTGTGTAGAGCAGTGGTACAAAAACAGCTTGGTAAAATTTTTGTTGTTTCGAAATTTTATCTAGTTGGCTCTCTGTTATTTATGCGGTCAATTATGGCTTAGGATGTCAGTTCTGCCATTCTTGGTCATTAGAATGGTAAAGGAATCAACTTGTGGTTTTCAAGAAATCCTCTCTTACTGAGAATTTGAAGGACGGTTATTTCTTATGTAAGTTCTGAAGAACATTATAAGTCATACTTACCAAGAAaggtattaatgaattaattttcttggttatttatcCTAAGTTCCCTGGATTTTTCCTTTCCAGATATTTTTACTTGATTTGCTTAGCATGTTCTATATGCCATCATGGCGAATAATATCTTACAGAAAGTTCTGTATTTTCTCTCATACTTTCTATGACAGATAGCATATTTCGCGGAACCTAGTTATGATTGTTTAGTTGAATGCTTGCCCACCTGCAAGTCCGAAAAAAATCCTCCCAAGTAAGTTGAACCACAATTTGTTCTTAGCACTACTGAAATTATTGATGGTAGCTTACTCATCCTTGTACATTGCATCCAGGTGAATTAATTATACATGCATGTAATTTTCACTTCAATATGTCTTATGACCACATTGTGTCAAAAATAATGGATACCATACAAATGAATATAAAATTATGTAACTGTTGCCCTTAAACCAGGGTGGTATCAATTGAAAGCCATTTTGGACCACATATGTGTTGGAAAATTATCTTTTGACTGGAACTTTTATCTAAATGTTCGCTGGAGCATTGCACGCATAGTAATTCCTCGTAATCACCAGCTCTccacaatttcaatttttaagatgactctaatagtAGGCAGCAGTTCCTTATAAAAAAACAATAGGCAGCAGTTacataatgaaataaataaaaagaagaaaaaaaaatggaagtgtGTATTTAAGTTTTACATTAACTATTTTAATGACCTGCTGCATGTGTTTCTTTCAATCAGGTTTCCTCCAATCATATGTGGGACTTATCTTAGTCAACGCTATAAGGATACTCATACTGATTTGAGTGTATACAACAAACATCAATCTTGAGCTTGCCAAAGAATTAAGATTCGGAAGACACATCCTCCTGAATCTTGGTGGTGATACAGGTCACCACAAATTAGGTGAGGATCTGATAATCATAGGCTACACTTTCCTTTGAATGTTTTGTTGTATGTGTATGTCTGTATAGGCTCCACGTCGGGTCTTAAAATAGATACCCTGTTTTCTTCATAGTTAATTaccagtaattttttttttttgtcttgacATGAAAATGGCTGCCCAGAGGTACTCTGGTacatcaataaaaaaaataaggggATTTACTTGTTTGCCATGCCAGCGATTTCTTCTTCTCTGCAGAATTTTAATGAGTTGGTGTATGATTTTGTAATTAGGAGTGCTAGCTGCTTGGTGAGTGACTGAGTGGTGCGCAAGTCTGTTGCCTTTTGAACAGTTTGGGTAACTAATTCAGTAAGCAGGTTTTCAGGGGTTAGTTTTACGCAGTAGGCCTGTTCCTCCAAGATTCAAAGTGAGCACTTTGTGTAAGGACATGGGTATGGATAGAGCTCATAAACTTCTGATTCGATTTAGTATTCTCGCTAGCCCAAACCACCACCGGCTCTTCAAAGTCAAATGAATTTTTAACTCTTGGAAAATTGATGTCTCAAagtcttaattatttattatcataaaaaaaaaaatattgttttGTGTTACAACTTTTTAAGCACATAGGCTAAGCTGCAGCTTCACATCAAAGGAAAACACGATTACAACACAAAGCCCGTGATACTGATGATTCATATCAGAATCTTATTCTGCTCAGAGCTACTGCTCTTTACATGTAGCTTCAAATTACCGGTAACTTCTGTAGACCGGACTGTACATGCAACTCTCAGCATACTTCACAAGGTTCACGGGACGAGGGAGACGTGTAGCCACCCCTTTAGAAAGGATATAAAGAAGTAAACATATTCAGAATTTGCTAAGTCAATAATACATTACATGAAGAGCAATAACTTACCGAGTTCATATGCCTTAGCGGCTACATTCGCAGCAATATTTGCTGAAATTTTTCTGATGTTAGAGAAAGGTGGGTAAATCAGCCCGTTGGCATAGTTTTCCTCTGAAACTTGTCCGGCCAAGGCTTCCGCTGTTACAGGATGCACACAACACAAATGCAGAAGTTAATCCTTCATGTTGGAGTTGATGAGATTTTCCTTATTTTATGGGACATTGTCTCACAAATTATAGCTGAAAATTTTCTGATGGAATGAGTTTAGTTTAAAAGGAATAGCCTTCCATGTTTTTAGCATAACCTAAACTATTATCATTATTCTTATGTGTTGAACTTACAGGCTGCCAGAAGCATATCATCATGAACACGGATTGCTCCAGAGATGACCAAACCCAAGCCAAATCCAGGGAAAATATATGCATTATTGGCCTGAGTTGACAAGGAAAGAACAAATCTCAAACCTCAATCATTGATCTTCAACAAAAATATCAAATACTAAAAAATCATATATATAACCTGGCCAGAAACGAAAACTTTGCCCTCGTATTCAACAGGATCAAATGGACTTCCACTGGCAAAGATAGCCTTGCCCTTCAATTTAAAATAAGCAAAAAAGCATAGAATAAGAGTTAGCTCTATTTGCAAAAGAGGGTATCAAACAAACTTAAGATAGTGGAAGTGAAACCTTGCACAGTTGCTTCCTTAGCTAAATCATGAAGTATGATGAGATAAAGAAACTTAGTTTTACCTTAGTCCAAGTATAAGCTTCTTCAGCTGTACATTCTGATTGTGAGGTCGGGTTGGAGAGAGCCAAGATAAGAGGTTTCTGAACATCAGTAACATAATAGTCAGTTTTCCTCCGGTTTATATAGAGTCATTAATTGCAATTACTGGAGCAAATTTCATCATAcacagagagagaaagagagagaacctCATTTAAGGAAGCCATGGCTTCAACCACTTCCTTTGTAAATGTTCTTCCCACTCCAGATGATCCAATCAAAACTGTTGGTTTAATTGCCTAAGGAAGCAAATAAATACGATGATGGACTAATGACCACTAGAAAAACAATTATAAATTGCAAATCAAACATACACATTTTTCACACCTTGACAGCATCTAAGAGATTATTAATAGGTTCATGCTCGTGAGCCCAGGGCTGCTTGAAGTGCTGAAGTGAATCCTTTCTTAAGCTAACAATCAATCCCTGTCAGAAAATCATGACAGTTTACTGACAATAATTAAGAAAACTAAACAATCTCAACCAAAGA belongs to Hevea brasiliensis isolate MT/VB/25A 57/8 chromosome 4, ASM3005281v1, whole genome shotgun sequence and includes:
- the LOC110641768 gene encoding 2-oxoglutarate-Fe(II) type oxidoreductase hxnY isoform X1, which translates into the protein MEKKQQEIDGAEEIPAPNQKFSVLNCIDLSSPDIQQSVSLLKQACLDSGFFYVVNHGISEEFMDQVFSESKKFFELPLGEKMKVLRNEKHRGYTPFLDELLDPDNQVHVGDYKEGYYIGVEVPEDDPQAEKPFYGQNVWPAADVLPGWRQTMERFHKEALEVARSVARIIALALNLEADFFYRPEMLGQPIAVMRLLHYGAQISDPSKGIFGAGAHSDYGLITLLATDDVVALQICKNKDAQPQVWEYIAPIKGAFIVNIGDMLERWSNCIFRSTLHRVVGNGQERYSIAYFAEPSYDCLVECLPTCKSEKNPPKFPPIICGTYLSQRYKDTHTDLSVYNKHQS
- the LOC110641768 gene encoding 2-oxoglutarate-Fe(II) type oxidoreductase hxnY isoform X2 gives rise to the protein MEKKQQEIDGAEEIPAPNQKFSVLNCIDLSSPDIQQSVSLLKQACLDSGFFYVVNHGISEEFMDQVFSESKKFFELPLGEKMKVLRNEKHRGYTPFLDELLDPDNQVHGDYKEGYYIGVEVPEDDPQAEKPFYGQNVWPAADVLPGWRQTMERFHKEALEVARSVARIIALALNLEADFFYRPEMLGQPIAVMRLLHYGAQISDPSKGIFGAGAHSDYGLITLLATDDVVALQICKNKDAQPQVWEYIAPIKGAFIVNIGDMLERWSNCIFRSTLHRVVGNGQERYSIAYFAEPSYDCLVECLPTCKSEKNPPKFPPIICGTYLSQRYKDTHTDLSVYNKHQS